In Podospora pseudopauciseta strain CBS 411.78 chromosome 3, whole genome shotgun sequence, one genomic interval encodes:
- a CDS encoding hypothetical protein (COG:S; EggNog:ENOG503P1MN), producing MAEADGVGIAAIILAAGAFIVSVVFLAAHLFSKPTGFDHWDSGMMGKWADYRKTKTYGLLSFSRGRRTVTEAELPVIFLAPRNNARGPVQGKPIWYIDGSRQSCEDTRVIYDPDPGPSSFGDKKIHTVHNERASWVRLLETIQGMERDSIAWEMDMWRSVEGVNAGGISRISRNFEFPTLAVGVQSTIRTFDETSVLRRPYATTTITHLIELTATLGLYWKRFDQDEDVYRAEGNGMSIHGYRVREFGLVFTFAKTGITNFRNHRVIPTEEVKELCYGNVPTIYRLRDWEDKTLRNPDATRRQKELKTLQLGSRREIAATLSLIGCDSNTIEHFSKGHSRQNHFFPIIFELLGMLGRTLHQKDRCYTYLPNPTIYAWETRAFSLRLLLTAFSHHLDTIAARDDSKRTSSDLEVLAEQAAILRESLPPTKDEGYDPKQLNVLNDSISAADAILAAVPKPLVLDVIQRHIHTVHSALNPEHGEKPIRSLVNLLNAPRGEREAEFMAAYFDDVRPIVTDIGLPDPSRFLWARLEEGASFDSNGEKTRQIEAELRQPAGDKPAPTPRLARDDTEARIDPGRNTVWCTLVFRMICWLLLHNFDQNDVQMPKSELLGSRLPVYII from the exons ATGGCCGAGGCCGATGGCGTCGGCATCGCCGCCATTATTCTAGCTGCTGGCGCATTCATCGTCTCGGTCGTTTTTCTTGCCGCCCATTTGTTTTCTAAACCCACCGGCTTCGACCACTGGGACAGCGGAATGATGGGCAAATGGGCCGACTACAGAAAAACGAAGACTTACGGCTTGTTATCCTTCTCGCGGGGACGACGGACCGTGACAGAAGCTGAGCTACCGgtcatcttcctcgctcCTCGCAACAATGCGCGCGGCCCTGTTCAAGGCAAGCCGATCTGGTATATCGATGGCTCGCGCCAGAGCTGTGAGGATACCAGAGTGATCTACGATCCGGACCCTGGCCCCTCGAGCTTCGGAGATAAAAAGATTCATACAGTTCATAACGAGCGGGCGTCTTGGGTGAGGTTGCTGGAGACGATTCAAGGGATGGAGAGAGACTCGATAGCCTGGGAAATGGACATGTGGCGCAGTGTTGAAGGGGTCAATGCTGGTGGGATTTCGAGGATATCACGCAATTTTGAGTTTCCAACTTTGGCTGTCGGCGTCCAAAGCACCATCCGCACATTCGATGAGACGTCCGTTTTACGTCGGCCTTATGCCACGACAACCATTACCCACCTGATCGAGCTCACGGCGACATTAGGCCTCTACTGGAAGAGGTTCGACCAGGACGAGGATGTGTATCGAGCCGAGGGAAATGGAATGAGCATCCACGGATACCGAGTGCGCGAGTTTGGTCTCGTCTTTACGTTTGCAAAGACAGGCATCACAAACTTCAGGAACCATCGCGTGATCCCGACGGAGGAAGTAAAGGAGCTCTGCTATGGAAACGTACCAACGATCTATCGCCTTCGAGACTGGGAGGATAAAACCCTGCGTAATCCTGATGCGACCAGGAGGcagaaggagctcaagacATTGCAGCTAGGAAGCCGTCGAGAGATCGCTGCGACACTCTCACTGATAGGATGCGACAGCAACACGATTGAGCATTTCTCGAAGGGACATTCCCGACAAAACCACTTTTTTCCAA TTATTTTCGAGCTTCTAGGAATGCTCGGCCGCACTCTCCATCAAAAGGACCGTTGTTACACCTATCTTCCGAACCCCACCATATATGCCTGGGAGACGAGGGCTTTTTCATTGAGGTTACTCCTCACGGCCTTTTCCCATCATCTCGATACAATCGCTGCACGGGACGACTCGAAGCGGACGTCGTCCGACCTGGAAGTATTAGCCGAGCAAGCGGCCATATTGAGAGAAAGCCTGCCCCCTACAAAGGACGAAGGCTATGACCCCAAGCAACTCAATGTCCTGAATGACTCCATCAGCGCAGCCGACGCCATCCTCGCGGCGGTTCCCAAGCCGCTGGTTCTAGATGTGATTCAGCGACACATCCATACCGTGCATTCGGCCCTCAACCCAGAGCATGGCGAAAAGCCTATCCGCTCGCTCGTCAACCTACTCAATGCGCCACGCGGCGAGCGCGAGGCGGAATTCATGGCAGCCTACTTCGATGACGTCCGCCCAATAGTCACAGACATTGGCTTACCAGACCCGTCCCGATTCCTGTGGGCTCGGCTGGAAGAAGGTGCCAGCTTCGACTCCAACGGCGAGAAAACACGCCAGATCGAAGCCGAGTTGCGGCAACCGGCGGGCGACAAACCAGCACCCACACCCCGGCTTGCTCGAGACGACACGGAAGCGAGGATAGACCCGGGGCGGAACACGGTGTGGTGCACGCTGGTATTTCGGATGAtttgctggctgctgctgcacaaCTTTGATCAGAACGATGTGCAGATGCCAAAGAGTGAACTGTTGGGGAGTCGGTTGCCAGTGTATATTATTTAG